One genomic window of Sphingobacterium oryzagri includes the following:
- a CDS encoding DUF1801 domain-containing protein produces the protein MIHQEILNYNQQQTDGDAAICTALSQHINNLLTEAEHKIWHAHPVWFLDGNPIVGYSKLKDAVRLLFWSGQSFEEPKLVNEGKFKAAEIRYQTVEQIDKADLTRWLDKAARIQWDYKNLVKRKGVLERLK, from the coding sequence ATGATTCACCAAGAAATCTTAAACTACAACCAGCAGCAAACCGATGGCGATGCAGCTATCTGCACTGCACTCAGCCAGCACATTAATAATTTGCTAACGGAAGCCGAACATAAAATTTGGCACGCACACCCCGTTTGGTTTTTGGACGGCAACCCGATCGTAGGATACAGCAAATTGAAAGACGCTGTACGCTTGCTGTTTTGGAGTGGTCAATCTTTTGAAGAACCTAAACTCGTGAATGAAGGAAAATTTAAAGCTGCCGAGATACGTTACCAAACGGTCGAGCAGATCGATAAGGCCGACCTCACGCGCTGGTTGGACAAAGCCGCACGCATCCAGTGGGATTATAAGAACCTGGTGAAAAGAAAAGGTGTACTGGAGCGTTTAAAATAA
- a CDS encoding 1-acyl-sn-glycerol-3-phosphate acyltransferase, with translation MFYTILRYFVRLGLYWYVPDLRVRQLNLAAYAGPSIIVSNHPNSLFDALLIAAYSPVEIRFLTRGDIFKKPAVNVLLRWLFQLPVYKKSDDEEFAVKNDFTFDECIRCLSAGKHVLIFPEGRSLNLWGLQPFMNGGLTSLLERAYRAELPVQLQAYTLQYNSFQHVPKAVELTALPPLDSTDFIANHAVQSGEMIAALRARLQEALVAEPLQPRALSATEARYYRIPAKLGYHTQFWFYKLWRDYVRKKTAGTIFFDSMLFAALLFSYPIFVLLCSYVSGKIFGFLIGFCVFLFLPATAFCMAKFQKGKVETDLTTAKGNVLTQKQPLADNK, from the coding sequence ATGTTTTATACCATACTGCGCTATTTTGTACGATTGGGATTATATTGGTATGTGCCAGACTTGCGGGTTAGACAGCTAAATCTGGCGGCTTATGCCGGTCCGAGCATTATTGTTTCCAATCACCCCAACTCTTTGTTTGACGCGTTGCTGATTGCGGCATATAGTCCTGTCGAAATACGATTTCTGACGCGCGGCGATATCTTTAAAAAGCCGGCGGTCAATGTCTTGCTTCGATGGTTGTTTCAACTGCCGGTTTATAAGAAAAGCGACGATGAGGAGTTTGCTGTAAAAAATGATTTTACGTTTGATGAGTGTATCCGCTGCTTGTCTGCCGGTAAACACGTTCTCATCTTCCCGGAAGGGCGCTCGTTAAACCTGTGGGGCTTGCAGCCATTTATGAACGGCGGACTCACGTCTTTATTGGAGCGCGCTTACCGTGCAGAATTGCCCGTACAGCTGCAAGCATATACTTTACAGTATAACTCTTTTCAGCATGTGCCGAAGGCAGTCGAACTGACGGCCTTGCCACCGTTGGATAGTACCGATTTTATTGCCAACCACGCGGTGCAATCGGGCGAGATGATTGCCGCGCTGCGCGCCCGCTTACAAGAAGCGCTCGTTGCCGAACCATTGCAACCTCGCGCGCTTTCCGCAACAGAAGCAAGGTATTACCGTATTCCCGCTAAACTAGGTTATCATACCCAATTTTGGTTTTATAAGCTTTGGCGAGATTACGTTCGGAAAAAAACTGCTGGCACTATATTTTTCGACTCGATGTTATTCGCTGCTCTGCTATTTTCTTACCCGATCTTTGTGCTGCTTTGTAGTTATGTGTCGGGGAAGATCTTTGGTTTTTTGATCGGCTTTTGCGTTTTTCTTTTTTTACCAGCGACGGCTTTTTGCATGGCCAAATTTCAGAAAGGAAAGGTGGAGACGGACTTGACCACTGCGAAAGGGAACGTGTTAACCCAAAAACAGCCCCTCGCTGACAATAAATAG
- the pdeM gene encoding ligase-associated DNA damage response endonuclease PdeM, protein MAKKLTFNGVELFMLPQKVLYIPSYHLLVLSDWHIGKLGHFRKAGLFVPPMRLDEEFSRLAVLLNELSVREVIFLGDLFHSEWNYEWDEFQRFLQGFPTVKFLLTRGNHDILPEAILKASVIQVKDYVLLAEGIVFSHEPIKQLDAAIYNIVGHIHPGCEVAVKGRQYYKLPCFYLEDKVLTLPAFGRWTGLYMLTKRQDNRVFAVVGNADVIELKY, encoded by the coding sequence ATGGCAAAAAAGTTGACTTTTAATGGTGTGGAGTTGTTTATGTTGCCGCAAAAAGTATTGTATATCCCGTCATACCACTTGTTGGTTTTATCAGACTGGCATATCGGCAAACTCGGACATTTTCGTAAGGCAGGGCTATTTGTACCGCCTATGCGGCTTGATGAAGAGTTTTCGCGGTTGGCGGTATTGCTTAACGAGCTATCGGTGCGCGAAGTGATTTTTCTGGGAGATTTATTCCATTCGGAATGGAACTATGAATGGGACGAGTTTCAACGGTTTTTGCAGGGTTTTCCGACAGTGAAGTTTCTATTGACGCGCGGAAATCACGATATCTTACCCGAAGCGATCTTAAAGGCTTCTGTCATTCAGGTTAAAGATTACGTATTGCTGGCCGAAGGGATTGTTTTTTCGCATGAACCTATTAAACAGCTAGATGCCGCTATCTATAATATTGTGGGGCATATTCACCCCGGCTGTGAAGTTGCTGTAAAAGGTCGGCAGTATTATAAACTTCCCTGTTTTTACTTAGAAGACAAGGTGCTTACCTTACCCGCATTTGGTCGCTGGACAGGCTTGTATATGTTGACAAAACGGCAAGACAATCGCGTGTTTGCAGTGGTAGGTAACGCAGACGTTATCGAACTAAAATATTGA
- the kdsB gene encoding 3-deoxy-manno-octulosonate cytidylyltransferase translates to MKIIGIIPARYASSRFPGKPLVDIHGKSMIQRVYEQVKGCASLAEVVVATDDKRIEEHVRTFAGNVVMTSEQHASGTDRCAEVVSKVSGFDIAINIQGDEPFINPLQIELLCSLFDDQQTQIGTLIKQIESQEDLFNENTPKVIISKEQQAMYFSRQTIPFQRGVEKSDWLRTQTYYKHIGIYGYRVDVLKAITQLPVSPLEKTEALEQLRWIENGYRIKVAKTEFDTIAVDHPEDVDLIKKKYF, encoded by the coding sequence ATGAAAATCATCGGAATCATCCCAGCAAGATATGCTTCATCCCGCTTCCCAGGCAAGCCCTTGGTCGATATCCACGGTAAATCTATGATACAACGCGTCTACGAACAAGTTAAAGGTTGCGCAAGTCTGGCAGAGGTAGTTGTCGCGACGGATGACAAGCGTATCGAAGAGCATGTGCGCACCTTCGCAGGCAATGTGGTGATGACATCTGAACAGCACGCTTCGGGAACGGATCGCTGTGCCGAAGTGGTTTCAAAAGTAAGTGGCTTTGATATCGCCATCAATATTCAAGGCGACGAGCCTTTCATTAATCCGCTGCAAATTGAGCTGTTGTGCTCGCTTTTTGACGATCAGCAAACGCAAATAGGCACATTGATCAAACAAATTGAAAGCCAGGAAGATCTGTTTAACGAGAATACCCCCAAGGTAATTATCAGTAAAGAACAGCAAGCCATGTATTTCTCTCGGCAAACTATCCCATTTCAACGCGGCGTGGAAAAATCGGACTGGCTACGCACGCAAACATACTATAAACATATTGGGATATACGGCTATCGCGTGGATGTGTTGAAAGCCATCACGCAACTGCCGGTGTCGCCGCTTGAAAAAACGGAAGCCTTAGAGCAACTTCGCTGGATAGAAAACGGCTACCGCATTAAGGTAGCGAAAACGGAGTTTGATACGATAGCTGTAGACCATCCTGAAGATGTTGACCTTATTAAAAAGAAATATTTTTAG
- the pheT gene encoding phenylalanine--tRNA ligase subunit beta codes for MNISYNWLKNYIDTDKTPEELSLILTDIGLEVELLETVQQIPGGLEGLVVGEVKSCEQHPNADKLKVTTVDIGAEELLHIVCGAPNVRTGLKVIVAPVGTTCHPTTGEPFKITKSKIRGEASEGMLCGEDEIGLGSSHAGLVELADSAVVGSLVKDYFDIKDDYKYEIGLTPNRADAASHLGVARDLAAYFRQPYSTADVSAFQAGSAAGIAVTVADAELAPRYAGVTIDNVTVGESPDWLKERLLTIGIRPINNIVDVTNYILHDLGQPLHAFDAAKIAGEQIIVRKATEGEAFVTLDGVERKLSAEDLVIADAEKPMCIAGVFGGANSGVSADTTRIFLESAYFNAVSVRKTAKRHSLKTDSSFRFERGTDPNMPLYALQKAALLIQEVAGGVIESKLTDEYPAPVSPFIFEVSYSRVQKLIGKAIPAEEIKAIILALGIGVTDTSEDTIAVSVPAFKVDVTREVDVIEEVLRIYGYNNIELKPQIKSSLNTTEKPDKEVLLNQVADLLIGNGYREILNNSLTKLAFVEDEETAVRLVNPLSSDLDTMRQNLLFSALTSVSYNQKRKSPNAKYFEYGKTYFKTAEGYSERQNLALCIAGNQADAQWNAADKPTSFYHIKAAVDTIIRRLNIAGLQVVEAEGPYFAYGLTYMKGQKALVTLGSVSAENLKKADVDGPVFFANFDWDLLVKVIRKNVIKFQEVSKFPAVRRDLALLVDDAVTFEQLKVVAVKTERKLLKAVNIFDVYKGEKLPAGKKSYALSFVLQDEEKTLTDKQIDGIIKKLMLNFEKETGATVR; via the coding sequence ATGAATATTTCCTATAACTGGCTTAAAAATTATATCGATACAGACAAAACGCCCGAAGAGCTTTCGCTTATTTTGACGGATATTGGCTTGGAAGTGGAATTACTGGAAACCGTGCAGCAAATTCCCGGTGGTCTTGAAGGCTTGGTTGTAGGTGAGGTAAAATCCTGCGAACAACATCCTAATGCAGATAAGTTGAAAGTAACGACCGTGGATATTGGTGCAGAAGAGCTTTTACATATCGTGTGCGGCGCACCAAACGTGCGTACAGGTTTAAAAGTGATCGTCGCACCAGTGGGCACGACCTGTCATCCAACAACGGGTGAACCATTTAAAATCACAAAGTCAAAGATCAGGGGCGAGGCGTCGGAAGGTATGCTTTGTGGCGAGGATGAAATTGGCTTGGGCTCATCACACGCTGGTTTGGTCGAATTGGCTGATAGCGCTGTTGTCGGGTCTTTAGTGAAGGATTATTTCGATATTAAAGACGATTATAAATACGAAATCGGTTTGACGCCAAATCGTGCCGATGCGGCTTCGCACTTAGGTGTGGCCCGCGATCTGGCCGCTTATTTCCGTCAACCATACAGTACTGCTGATGTATCTGCATTTCAGGCGGGCAGCGCAGCAGGCATTGCGGTTACCGTGGCAGACGCAGAGTTGGCCCCACGCTATGCGGGCGTGACGATCGATAACGTCACGGTTGGCGAATCGCCAGATTGGTTAAAAGAGCGTTTGTTAACGATTGGTATTCGCCCGATTAATAATATTGTAGACGTTACCAATTATATTTTGCATGATTTGGGTCAACCGTTGCACGCATTTGATGCAGCCAAGATCGCTGGCGAGCAAATTATTGTACGTAAAGCTACAGAAGGAGAAGCTTTCGTGACGCTCGATGGCGTTGAGCGCAAGCTTTCTGCGGAAGATTTAGTGATTGCTGATGCGGAGAAGCCGATGTGTATAGCCGGTGTGTTCGGAGGTGCCAATTCGGGAGTTTCGGCCGATACGACGCGTATTTTCCTGGAGTCGGCCTACTTCAATGCTGTTTCAGTACGGAAAACGGCAAAGCGACACAGCTTAAAGACCGATTCTTCGTTTCGTTTTGAGCGCGGTACAGATCCTAATATGCCGCTATACGCGCTTCAGAAAGCAGCGTTGCTGATTCAGGAAGTCGCGGGCGGTGTTATTGAATCTAAATTGACTGACGAATACCCAGCACCCGTTTCTCCATTTATTTTTGAGGTAAGCTACAGTCGCGTGCAAAAATTGATCGGAAAAGCTATTCCCGCGGAGGAGATCAAAGCGATTATCCTGGCGTTAGGAATTGGCGTTACCGACACGTCGGAAGATACCATTGCGGTGAGTGTGCCGGCGTTTAAGGTGGATGTAACACGTGAGGTGGACGTTATCGAAGAGGTATTACGTATTTATGGCTACAACAATATTGAGTTGAAGCCGCAGATTAAATCATCGCTCAACACCACCGAAAAACCTGATAAAGAGGTGTTGTTAAATCAGGTAGCCGATTTATTGATTGGCAATGGTTACCGCGAAATTTTGAATAATTCACTAACGAAGCTTGCTTTCGTGGAAGATGAGGAAACGGCCGTGCGTTTGGTTAATCCGCTTAGTTCTGACTTGGATACCATGCGTCAAAATTTGTTGTTTTCTGCCCTCACAAGCGTTTCGTACAACCAAAAGCGTAAAAGTCCGAATGCGAAATACTTCGAATATGGCAAAACCTACTTCAAGACAGCAGAAGGGTATAGCGAACGTCAAAACTTAGCCTTGTGCATCGCTGGAAATCAGGCCGACGCGCAGTGGAACGCGGCAGATAAGCCAACTTCGTTTTACCATATCAAGGCTGCGGTGGACACCATCATTCGCCGTTTAAATATTGCTGGATTACAAGTGGTGGAGGCAGAGGGACCGTATTTTGCTTACGGGTTGACCTATATGAAAGGACAAAAAGCGCTGGTCACGTTGGGCAGCGTATCTGCAGAAAACCTGAAAAAAGCGGATGTAGACGGTCCGGTGTTTTTTGCGAACTTTGATTGGGATTTGCTGGTTAAGGTTATCCGCAAAAACGTGATAAAATTTCAGGAGGTTTCTAAATTTCCGGCTGTACGTCGTGATTTGGCACTTTTGGTAGACGATGCTGTTACGTTTGAACAACTTAAAGTGGTGGCTGTCAAGACGGAACGTAAGCTGTTGAAAGCAGTGAATATTTTTGACGTGTATAAAGGCGAGAAACTGCCAGCAGGTAAAAAGTCGTATGCATTGAGTTTCGTACTCCAGGATGAGGAGAAAACGTTAACTGACAAACAGATTGACGGGATAATTAAAAAATTAATGCTTAACTTTGAGAAAGAGACTGGTGCTACAGTGCGCTAG
- the purL gene encoding phosphoribosylformylglycinamidine synthase, with protein sequence MIHFFVNPSNTVYGVQTQQELSQEDISKLNWLFGNAKKLTEQTLATYYVGPRAAMITPWSTNAVEITQNMGVSGILRIEEFQPVEADFNDFDPMISQKYPALTQEMYTVNIQPEPILDIADIDAYNKQEGLALSAEEVEYLDNLATKLNRKLTDSEVFAFSQANSEHCRHKIFNGTFVIDGEEQPTSLFKLIKKTSETHPNAIVSAYKDNVAFIKGPQVTQFAPISGDKPDYYTEKEFESVISLKAETHNFPTTVEPFAGAATGSGGEIRDRLAGGQGALPLAGTAIYMTSYSRLLADRPWEKAVEERAWLYQTPMDILIKASNGASDFGNKFGQPLITGSVLTFEHEEEGRKLGYDKVIMQAGGIGYGKLSQAKKHEPKAGDKIVVLGGENYRIGMGGAAVSSADTGAFGSGIELNAIQRSNPEMQKRAANAIRAFVESDHNPIVSIHDHGAGGHLNCLSELVEETGGLIDLDKLPVGDPTLSAKEIIGNESQERMGLVIAEKDIEQLQKVAQRERAPMYAVGDVTGDHRFTFASQTSGEKPMDYDLADFFGSSPKTIMNDKTVKRRYADLSYEVKNVPTYVQQVLQLEAVASKDWLTNKVDRCVGGRVAKQQCVGPLQLPLNNVGVMALDYKSKEGIATTVGHSPLTALVDPVAGSRNAIAEALSNLVFAPMKDGLTGVSLSANWMWPCNNEGEDARLYQAVKGCSDFAIELGINIPTGKDSLSMKQKYPNGEHVIAPGTLIVSAGGNCININKVVEPVLSKQAGSIYYINLSKDSFKLGGSSFAQIQNKIGQEVPTIQDAAYFKNAFNTIQELILAGEIAAGHDVGSGGLVTTLLEMTFADVDLAANYDLTDLGEADTVKALFNENIAVVLQAKDDATFEKAVAAAGIAAVKIGQATTGDTVQLINAEDRFAFPVAETRDTWFKTSYLLDQKQSKNGMAEERFANYKNQPLAYHFPAQFNGTKPSTDQLTKRPKAAIIREKGSNSEREMANAMFLAGFDVKDVHMTDLIAGRETLEDIQFIGAVGGFSNSDVLGSAKGWAGAFLYNEKAKKALENFFARPDTLSVGICNGCQLFMELELINPEHDTHGKMQHNTSQKHESNFVSVQIQENNSVMLSSLAGSTLGVWISHGEGKFSLPQAEEQYGIVAKYAYAQYPHNPNGSDFNTAMLCDKTGRHLVTMPHIERSIFQWNWAHYPANRQDEVSPWMEAFVNARLWIEKQA encoded by the coding sequence ATGATTCATTTCTTTGTGAACCCCAGCAACACCGTCTATGGTGTTCAAACCCAACAAGAATTATCCCAAGAAGATATTTCCAAACTAAACTGGCTTTTCGGAAACGCTAAAAAATTAACAGAACAAACGCTTGCTACGTATTACGTCGGGCCACGTGCTGCGATGATAACACCTTGGAGTACCAACGCTGTCGAGATCACGCAAAACATGGGCGTATCGGGCATACTTCGTATTGAAGAATTTCAGCCCGTAGAGGCTGATTTTAACGATTTCGATCCCATGATATCGCAAAAATATCCGGCCCTCACACAAGAGATGTACACGGTTAATATCCAACCGGAACCGATCTTGGATATCGCGGATATCGATGCTTACAACAAACAAGAAGGTTTAGCGCTTAGCGCAGAAGAGGTCGAATATCTTGATAACCTTGCCACAAAGCTAAACCGTAAACTAACAGACTCGGAAGTCTTTGCTTTTTCACAAGCAAACTCGGAGCACTGTCGGCATAAAATTTTTAACGGCACGTTTGTCATCGATGGTGAAGAACAACCGACTTCACTCTTTAAATTAATCAAGAAAACATCCGAAACGCATCCAAATGCGATCGTTTCGGCCTATAAAGACAATGTTGCCTTTATTAAAGGTCCACAGGTCACGCAGTTTGCGCCAATATCAGGCGATAAGCCAGACTATTACACAGAAAAAGAATTTGAATCGGTTATTTCGCTCAAAGCAGAAACGCATAACTTCCCAACTACTGTAGAACCTTTTGCAGGTGCTGCAACAGGATCGGGCGGTGAGATCAGAGATCGTCTGGCAGGCGGCCAGGGTGCTTTACCGTTGGCAGGAACCGCTATTTACATGACGTCATACTCACGCTTGTTGGCCGACAGACCTTGGGAAAAAGCGGTAGAAGAGCGCGCCTGGTTATACCAAACGCCAATGGATATCCTGATCAAGGCATCCAATGGTGCTTCCGATTTTGGTAATAAATTTGGCCAGCCATTAATCACCGGTTCGGTATTGACCTTTGAACATGAAGAAGAAGGCCGTAAGCTGGGTTACGATAAAGTTATTATGCAAGCCGGCGGTATTGGCTATGGTAAATTAAGCCAAGCAAAAAAACACGAACCGAAAGCTGGCGATAAAATCGTCGTCTTAGGTGGCGAGAATTACCGTATCGGTATGGGTGGCGCGGCTGTGTCTTCGGCAGATACCGGCGCGTTTGGTTCGGGCATCGAACTGAATGCGATACAACGCTCCAACCCGGAAATGCAAAAGCGAGCAGCAAATGCTATCCGTGCATTTGTAGAGTCTGACCACAATCCTATTGTTTCTATTCATGACCACGGTGCTGGCGGACATTTAAACTGTCTTTCTGAATTGGTCGAAGAAACGGGCGGCTTGATCGACCTGGATAAACTTCCGGTAGGTGATCCGACCTTATCGGCAAAAGAGATTATCGGAAACGAATCACAGGAGCGAATGGGCTTAGTGATTGCCGAAAAAGATATTGAACAACTACAAAAGGTGGCTCAACGCGAGCGCGCTCCCATGTATGCTGTTGGCGATGTAACGGGTGATCACCGCTTTACCTTTGCTTCGCAAACATCGGGCGAAAAACCAATGGATTACGATTTGGCAGACTTCTTTGGTTCTTCACCAAAGACCATCATGAATGATAAAACGGTCAAACGCCGCTATGCAGACCTGAGCTACGAAGTGAAAAACGTGCCGACTTATGTGCAGCAGGTATTGCAGCTGGAAGCTGTCGCTTCAAAAGACTGGTTGACCAACAAAGTAGACCGCTGTGTGGGTGGCCGCGTGGCAAAACAACAGTGTGTTGGCCCATTGCAGCTACCGTTAAACAATGTAGGCGTTATGGCGCTGGATTACAAATCTAAGGAAGGCATTGCCACCACCGTTGGGCACTCGCCATTAACGGCTTTGGTTGATCCGGTTGCAGGCTCGCGAAATGCCATTGCGGAAGCTTTATCCAATTTAGTATTTGCGCCAATGAAAGATGGCTTGACCGGTGTTTCCTTATCCGCAAACTGGATGTGGCCTTGCAACAATGAAGGCGAAGATGCTCGACTTTACCAAGCGGTTAAAGGCTGTTCAGACTTTGCCATCGAATTGGGAATCAATATCCCAACGGGCAAAGATTCGTTATCAATGAAACAGAAATATCCGAATGGCGAGCATGTTATCGCGCCGGGTACGCTGATTGTTTCAGCAGGAGGTAACTGTATCAATATTAATAAAGTAGTCGAACCAGTATTGTCTAAACAAGCGGGATCGATTTATTATATCAACCTGTCAAAAGACAGCTTTAAATTAGGTGGTTCTTCTTTTGCACAAATCCAAAACAAAATTGGACAAGAAGTGCCGACCATTCAAGATGCCGCTTACTTTAAAAATGCATTTAACACGATTCAAGAGCTTATCTTAGCGGGCGAGATCGCTGCCGGGCACGATGTGGGTTCTGGCGGTTTGGTAACCACGCTGTTGGAAATGACCTTTGCTGATGTAGATCTGGCGGCCAACTATGACCTGACCGATCTTGGTGAAGCGGATACCGTTAAGGCACTTTTCAATGAAAATATCGCTGTGGTATTACAAGCCAAAGATGACGCTACATTTGAAAAAGCAGTAGCTGCCGCAGGCATAGCTGCTGTTAAAATTGGACAGGCGACAACAGGCGATACCGTTCAATTGATCAATGCGGAAGATCGTTTTGCCTTTCCTGTTGCGGAAACACGCGATACCTGGTTTAAAACCTCATATCTACTGGATCAAAAGCAATCCAAAAATGGCATGGCTGAAGAGCGTTTTGCGAATTACAAAAATCAGCCTTTAGCTTATCATTTTCCAGCACAATTTAATGGAACAAAGCCATCTACCGATCAGCTAACAAAACGTCCTAAAGCAGCAATTATTCGCGAGAAAGGCTCTAACTCGGAGCGTGAAATGGCAAATGCCATGTTTTTAGCAGGATTTGACGTGAAGGATGTACACATGACAGACTTGATCGCGGGTAGAGAGACGCTGGAAGATATCCAATTTATTGGCGCAGTAGGTGGTTTCTCCAATTCGGATGTACTCGGTTCTGCCAAAGGTTGGGCGGGTGCATTTCTCTACAATGAAAAGGCCAAAAAAGCGTTGGAAAATTTCTTCGCCCGACCGGATACCTTATCCGTGGGTATCTGTAATGGTTGTCAATTGTTTATGGAGCTCGAACTCATTAACCCGGAGCACGATACGCACGGAAAAATGCAGCACAACACGTCGCAAAAACACGAGTCTAACTTTGTTTCGGTACAGATACAGGAAAATAACTCTGTGATGTTATCCAGCTTGGCTGGTAGCACGCTGGGTGTGTGGATTTCTCACGGTGAAGGAAAGTTTAGTTTGCCACAGGCCGAAGAACAGTATGGAATTGTTGCCAAATACGCTTATGCGCAATATCCGCATAACCCGAATGGATCTGACTTTAACACGGCTATGCTGTGTGATAAAACAGGGCGCCACCTGGTCACGATGCCGCATATTGAACGCTCCATTTTCCAGTGGAACTGGGCGCATTATCCGGCCAATCGTCAAGATGAGGTTTCGCCGTGGATGGAAGCCTTTGTGAATGCGCGCTTGTGGATCGAAAAACAAGCTTAG